One window of the Micromonas commoda chromosome 11, complete sequence genome contains the following:
- a CDS encoding predicted protein yields the protein MAHVVITGCNSGIGLELCRQLTARGDVVYAACRNSSPELEAVGVKGGVVTGVDVCTDAGCETLRAYLAERSVRVDVLVNNAGGLGAAPGHTWDEQVAQQTFGANLDVGAMSRAFEVNVVGVVRVSKALESSVKAPGGKIAIVSSLMGSCGDNGSGGFLQYRVSKAAVNMAGVTMACDLKEKGIAVGLIHPGMLQTNFGNLRQAPKSKQKYFRPVEPGVAGVVQAIDALTMETTGSFIHGNYGNGLKPCPW from the coding sequence ATGGCCCACGTCGTGATTACGGGCTGCAACTCCGGCATCGGCCTCGAGCTCTGCCGGCAGCTCACCGCCaggggcgacgtcgtgtaCGCCGCCTGCCGCAACTCCTCCCCCGAGCTCGAAGCGGTGGGCGTCAAGgggggcgtcgtcaccggcgtcgacgtgtgCACCGACGCCGGTTGCGAGACGCTGCGCGCGTACCTCGCGGAACGATCGGTGCGCGTGGACGTGCTGGTGAACAACGCGGGCGGtctgggcgcggcgcccgggcACACGTGGGACGAGCAGGTGGCGCAGCAGACCTtcggcgccaacctcgacgtcggcgcgatgtcgcgcgcgttcgaggtgAACGTCGTGGGCGTGGTCCGGGTGTCCAAGGCTCTCGAGTCCTCCGTGAaggcgccgggcgggaaGATCGCGATCGTCTCGTCGCTCATGGGCTCGTGCGGGGACAACGGCAGCGGCGGGTTCCTCCAATATCGCGTGAGCAAAGCCGCGGTGAACATGGCGGGGGTCACCATGGCGTGCGACCTCAAGGAGAAGGGAATCGCGGTGGGACTCATCCACCCCGGGATGCTGCAGACCAACTTTGGAAATCTTCGCCAAGCGCCCAAGAGCAAGCAGAAGTACTTTCGGCCGGTCGAaccgggcgtcgcgggggtggtgcaggcgatcgacgcgctcacgATGGAAACCACCGGGTCGTTCATCCACGGCAACTACGGCAACGGTCTCAAACCGTGCCCGTGGTGA
- a CDS encoding predicted protein yields MSRYASPGYSAAELTAAVRERGREAVHWLMAGEDAGPPPGLIVDPLSGNYAASPSALAAARARRTGDGTGELHPPSSAAKEALSSRVKQQQRLRGAVTKIGAASALANSNSTPTPARTPTPARTPVPSPHGRPASRREVTPPKPPRFGSPSRAAAAAASRSTHPPAGRRTPAGSSTPKSTSGRRSIRDDPPSPAFRPTPTPTRSSRLGRDGGVDHTHHSPRSPVQYNAALIDELERSREEEAERSRRARMAEITRAAGEATAVATAAAAVAGATAVASAVRRQLQQRRDLPRAPSQTPLSYPDPPTVQQTTTTRSVNTEIVVERVSPPSATAGGPTASSYLRSGDRIPTSLDPREPDPPSPSFHPRGFVPDRRDAEATVMRTAIKLEKERRKLREEREIFQKRQWDLDARELGLKQREARCAEAIELYQIREDRAGEHISASNAALLRESEDARRDLEGLKNAAIEAEERARRAEARLRMIEEDATRKRDELESLRAKARARAANDARRIEQEPEWERASLALNRETKLRELLAETFGVVGDVNRALEHGFARCGALAEGVLARVGAVADATEAAPAPAGGTREVHHHLRGVARELRAESARFEAAWSELHKAYRRGRREVDRHAATIEMESGMSLDDRPGYY; encoded by the coding sequence ATGTCGCGAtacgcgtcgcccgggtACAGTGCCGCagagctcaccgccgcggtgcgagAGCGCGGGCGAGAGGCGGTGCATTGGCTCATGGCGGGAGAGGACGCGGGTCCGCCCCCGGGACTCATCGTGGACCCCCTCTCCGGAAACTACGCGGCGTCtccctccgcgctcgccgcggcgcgcgccaggcgcacgggcgacggcaccggcgaGCTGCACCcgccgtccagcgccgcgaaggaggcgctcAGCTCGCGAGTcaagcagcagcagcggctgaggggcgcggtgaccaagatcggcgccgcgagcgcgctcgccaatTCCAATTCCAcgcccacccccgcgaggacgcccacacccgcgaggacgcccgTCCCCTCCCCTCACGGCAGACCCgcatcgcgacgcgaggtcACGCCGCCGAAACCCCCGCGGTTCGGgtcaccgtcgcgagcggcggcggcggcggcgagccgttCGACGCATCCGCCGGCGGGAAGGCGGACTCCGGCGGGAAGCTCGACCCCGAAGTCCACCTCGGGCAGAAGGAGCATCAGGGacgacccgccgtcgcccgcgttcaggccgacgccgacgccgacgcgctcgtcgcggctcgggcgggaCGGTGGCGTGGACCACACTCATCATTCACCTCGTTCACCCGTACAATACAACGCCGCcctcatcgacgagctcgagcggagccgcgaggaggaagccgagcgctcacggcgcgcgaggatggcggagATCACGAGAGCCGCGGgtgaggcgacggcggtggccacggccgccgccgccgtcgccggcgccaccgccgtggcgagcgccgtgcGTAGGCAGCTTCAACAGCGGCGGGACctgccgagggcgccgtcgcagaCGCCTCTGAGTTACCCGGACCCGCCCACCGTGCAgcaaacgacgacgacgcggtcggtgAACACGGAGAttgtcgtcgagcgcgtgtcgccgccgagcgcgacggcgggcggcccgaccgcgtcgtcgtactTGAGGTCGGGGGATCGAATCCCGACGTCGCTGGACCCTCGAGAGCCGGACCCTCCTTCTCCCTCGTTCCACCCTCGCGGTTTCGTTCCCGACAGGAGAGACGCCGAGGCTACGGTGATGCGCACAGCGATTAagctcgagaaggagcgcCGGAAACTTCGAGAGGAACGCGAGATTTTCCAGAAGCGACAGTGGGAtctcgacgcgagggagctgGGGCTGAAGCAGAGGGAGGCGCGgtgcgccgaggcgatcgagctGTACCAAatccgcgaggaccgcgcgggcgagcacatatccgcgtcgaacgcggcgctcctgCGAGAGTCGGAGGATGCGAGACGAGACCTGGAGGGACTCAagaacgccgcgatcgaggccgaggagcgcgcgcgacgcgccgaggcgaggctTCGCAtgatcgaggaggacgcgacaCGTAAGCGGGACGAGTTGGAGTCTTTGCGAGCCAAAGcccgggcgagggcggctaACGACGCGAGAAGGATCGAACAGGAGCCAGAGTGGGAGCGAGCGTCGTTGGCGTTGAACAGGGAGACGAAGCTTCGCGAACTCCTCGCCGAGACGTTCGGGGTGGTCGGGGACGTCaaccgcgcgctggagcacggcttcgcgcgatgcggcgcgctggcggagggggtgctggcgcgcgtcggggcggtggcggacgcgacggaggcggcgccggcaccAGCTggcggaacgcgcgaggTTCATCATCatctgcgcggcgtcgctcgcgagctcagggcggagagcgcgaggtTCGAGGCGGCGTGGTCGGAGCTGCACAAGGCGTACCGGCGGGGTAGGCGGGAGGTGGACcggcacgcggcgacgatcgagaTGGAGTCCGGGATGTCGCTGGACGACCGTCCCGGGTACTACTAG
- a CDS encoding chloride Carrier/Channel family (chloride ion channel) — protein MVPARVLASGARTVASPGRTAVISRAASASDEADGDADEDDTSKLIVACAIGLATGLGVALFNVAEHATHDLVFVATNLDPSRFQLEGERQAGPAADTLFQAFAAVAAPTAAGFLVTGMRFACGGFEGEEVPRAPRWRGLRSDRAREDDEDEDEADEDDASTDAEGADDDASDAEGAPIDGWARRAAKPVLKAAAAVVTLGSGASLGPEGPSVEIGASVAGGVSELANVTSSAKTAQRLGLIAAGSAAGISAGFGAPIAGLFFAFESILQPAASRGSLPTRGGGGSTGFGPLTTESVILASVLAAVVSNQILGDTPAFVVPAFDIRAAAELPLYLPLGFLCGATAVAFRASSSALGNAFNALERGDGGAGGSRWGGVPREWHAPLGGFVFGLVALYFPEVTYQGFDNVNSILNAEGSAFRLPYPPDLLLELVLVKIASTALCRQSGLVGGVYAPSLFMGAALGSAYGAALVPLALAGVPVAAPQAYALVGMAGVLAGICRVPLTAILLLFELTHDYRIIVPLMGTVGVSSLVASAAERKMSMWSASAAAGTKSALDSLNRSFDEDELDRVSREAALERAAAEEEEDDVECAEEDEDIGLCEIRNPDETREGDALDAADEEALRSLRVADVLRRDVPRVSALASAADAATEARDSAMNARDRSNGSVSCCAVVVDPASGTFVGIATAASLRGALDVMRRRAAAKRGADGRAKDDSGGLGPVVAADACDFSVPAVASGSSLWEARRAMRESGASVCVVVAAAGSNARGVSVSQSDGDGFAVGVRALGVVEASAVELERESARLRKSLKLLRRTQETTAAAEGEDEDEKAGDGDSDAGEEARESRARNKGAVR, from the coding sequence ATggtgcccgcgcgcgtcctcgcctcgggcgcgaggacggtCGCATCGCCCGGTCGCACCGCCGtgatctcgcgcgcggcatccgcgagcgacgaggcggacggcgacgccgacgaggacgacacCAGCAAGCTCatcgtcgcgtgcgccatcggcctcgccaccgggctcggcgtcgcgctgttcaacgtcgccgagcacgccACGCACGACCTCGTGTTCGTCGCCACCAACCTCGATCCGTCGAGGTTCCAGCTGGAGGGCGAGCGACAGGcggggcccgcggcggacaccCTCTTCCaggccttcgccgccgtcgccgcgccaaccgccgcggggttccTCGTCACCGGCATGAGATTCGCGTGCGGAGGattcgagggcgaggaggtgccCCGGGCGCCCCGATGGCGAGGACTCCGATCGGATCGAGCGAGAGAAGAcgatgaggatgaggatgaggcggacgaggatgacgcgtCAACAGACGCCGAGGGTGCGGACGATGACGCGTCGGATGCCGAGGGTGCCCCCATCGACGGATgggctcggcgcgcggccaAGCCCGTGCTCAAGGCGGCCGCAgccgtcgtcaccctcggctcgggcgcgtcccTGGGACCCGAGGGGCCGTCCGTCGAgatcggcgcgtccgtcgccgggggcgtgagcgagctcgcgaacgtgacgtcgagcgcgaagaCGGCGCAGAGGCTCGGTctgatcgccgccgggtccgccgcgggcatcagCGCGGGTTtcggcgcgccgatcgccggCTTGTTCTTCGCCTTTGAGAGCATCCTGcaaccggcggcgtcgcgcgggtcgcttCCCacgaggggcggcggcggcagcaccGGGTTCGGCCCGCTGACCACCGAGTCCGTCATCCTCGCgtcggtgctcgcggcggtggtgtcCAACCAGATCCTCGGAGACACCCCTGCGTTTGTCGTCCCCGCGTTTGATattcgagccgcggcggagcttcCGCTGTACCTGCCCCTGGGGTTCCTGTGCGGagccaccgcggtggcgttcagggcgtcgagcagcgcgctGGGCAACGCGTtcaacgcgctcgagcggggGGATgggggggcgggcgggtccCGGTGGGGCGGGGTCCCGCGCGAGTGGCACGCgcccctcggcggcttcgtcttcggcctcgtcgcgttgTACTTTCCGGAGGTTACCTACCAGGGGTTCGACAACGTCAACTCCATCTTAAACGCCGAGGGGAGCGCGTTTCGGCTGCCGTACCCCCCCGATTTGCTGCTGGAGCTGGTGCTGGTGAAgatcgcgtccacggcgctgTGCAGGCAGAGCGGTTTGGTTGGCGGCGTGTACGCGCCGAGTCTGTTtatgggcgccgcgctggggtccgcgtacggcgccgcgctggtacCTTTAGCGCTCGCGGGTGTGCCCGTGGCGGCGCCTCAGGCGTACGCCTTGGTGGGAATGGCGGGTGTACTGGCAGGAATATGCAGGGTTCCGCTGACGGCGATCCTCCTGCTCTTCGAGCTCACGCACGATTACCGCATCATCGTGCCGCTGATGGGCACCGTGGGCGTCAGCTCGCtcgtggcgtcggcggcggagagaaAGATGAGCATGtggtccgcgtccgccgcggcgggaacgaAGAGCGCGCTGGACTCCCTGAACCGctccttcgacgaggacgagctcgacagGGTGAGCAgagaggcggcgctcgagagagccgcggcggaggaggaggaggacgacgtcgagtgcgccgaggaggacgaggacatcGGCCTCTGCGAGATACGAAACCCGGACGAAACCCGCGAAGGTGACgccctggacgccgccgacgaggaggcgctccgctccctgcgcgtcgccgacgtcctgAGGCGCGACGTCCCGAGGGTCAGCgcgctggcgtcggcggctgacgcggcgacggaagCCCGGGATTCCGCGATGAACGCTCGCGACCGGTCCAACGGCTCCGTGTCGTGCTGCGCCGTCGTGGTTGACCCGGCGAGCGGAACCTTCGTGGGtatcgccaccgcggcgtcgctccggggcgcgctggacgtcATGCGCAGGAGGGCGGCCGCCAAGCGAGGAGCGGACGGGCGAGCCAAGGACGATTCGGGTGGTTTGGGCCCCGtggtcgcggcggatgcgtgTGACTTTTCCgtccccgcggtggcgagcggtTCGAGTTTGTGGGAGGCTCGGCGGGCGATGAgggagagcggcgcgagcgtctgCGTCgtggtggccgccgcggggagcaACGCGAGGGGCGTGAGCGTCTCGCagagcgacggggacggcttCGCGGTGGGAGTGAGGGCGCTCGGGGTGGTGGAGGCAAGCGCGGTGGAGCTGGAGCGGGAGAGCGCCAGGTTGAGAAAATCGCTCAAGCTCCTCAGGCGAACGCaggagacgacggcggcggcggagggcgaggacgaggacgagaaggcgGGCGATGGGGATTccgacgcgggggaggaggcgagggagtcgagggcgcggaaCAAGGGCGCGGTGCGGTAG
- a CDS encoding predicted protein, whose amino-acid sequence MAMRLMVHSAATVARPPLFLCDPWWGARMHVATMVGAEIFRVRYERLVVLEVAHAIASGMYDHISPKSLCVGPTAAVERDLLTVFRVVGLIVPLVMWTYAREAQFRRFPKVWDKVVKKMV is encoded by the coding sequence ATGGCGATGCGTTTGATGGTccactcggcggcgacggtggcgcgaccgccgctcTTCCTGTGCGATCCGTGGTGGGGCGCGAGGATGCACGTGGCCACGATGGTGGGCGCGGAGATATTCCGCGTGCGGTACGAGAGACTCGTCGTCCTTGAGGTTGCCCACGCAATCGCCTCGGGGATGTACGACCACATCTCTCCCAAGTCTCTGTGCGTCGGTCCGACGGCTGCGGTTGAGCGCGACTTGCTCACCGTgtttcgcgtcgtcgggctcaTCGTCCCGCTCGTGATGTGGACGtacgcgagggaggcgcagTTCCGACGGTTCCCGAAGGTTTGGGACAAGGTGGTGAAGAAGATGGTctga
- a CDS encoding predicted protein: MSAAAACQSLARVAPALRPRASVARRGVRPQNFFTVRAAAPPCECEIEGETRVAKVNGKDVSAAALRGVSVMDRRGGTTNLGEQIGDKGVLVLLRHLG, encoded by the exons atgtccgccgccgccgcgtgccagtcgctcgctcgcgtg GCGCCCGCgcttcgcccgcgcgcgagcgtcgctcgccgcggggtccgcCCGCAGAATTTCTtcaccgtccgcgccgccgcccctccgTGCGAGTGCGAGATCgagggcgagacgcgcgtcgccaaggTGAACGGCAAAGACGTCTCCGCAgccgcgctccgcggtgTGTCCGTCAtggaccgccgcggtgggacgaccaacctcggcgagcagATCGGAGATAAGGGCGTGCTCGTCCTGCTCCGCCACCTCGGATGA